In a single window of the Natronosalvus caseinilyticus genome:
- a CDS encoding group I intron-associated PD-(D/E)XK endonuclease, translating to MNTKQTGDETEAMVLAALVAMGYSVAVPFGDNDKYDLLLDTGARILRVQCKTGWIEGDVIRFKTASKTTVDGTDTVVDYDDTIDGFAVRCRETDELYWVPMEDAGKKSTYLRIAEPKIAHPSTKRESDYRLEKRL from the coding sequence GTGAATACGAAGCAAACGGGAGACGAGACCGAAGCGATGGTCCTGGCGGCACTGGTCGCTATGGGCTACTCGGTGGCGGTTCCGTTCGGAGACAACGACAAGTACGACCTCCTGCTCGATACTGGCGCTCGCATACTCCGAGTGCAGTGCAAAACCGGCTGGATCGAAGGCGACGTCATTCGATTCAAGACGGCCAGCAAGACGACGGTCGACGGAACCGACACGGTCGTCGACTACGACGATACAATCGACGGATTCGCCGTTCGGTGCCGAGAGACAGACGAGTTGTACTGGGTCCCGATGGAAGACGCCGGAAAGAAGAGCACCTATCTCCGGATCGCGGAACCCAAGATAGCGCATCCGTCGACGAAACGGGAGTCGGACTATCGTCTCGAGAAGCGGCTGTGA